Genomic DNA from Hordeum vulgare subsp. vulgare chromosome 2H, MorexV3_pseudomolecules_assembly, whole genome shotgun sequence:
ATGGGCAACAACTAATTTTGATGTCAAAACATAAACCTACCACGAGTAAACATTTGCAGCACAAGTCATGTTCATCCATCATCCTAATATGCATTTGCAGCACAAGTCATGTTCATCCATCATCCTAATATGCATATTAAAAAATTATAAGAAGTACCTCAAGATAAGGGCATTGGTAGAATAGGGAATCTCGAGCATCAAGTACCAATATAAGCCTCATagaagaaaagaaaacaagagtCGATAATTATGCTTGTTAAATGCATAAAGAAAGTAATAGAAGAAATGATTAAAAAATACAGAATATTAAATGCAACATCATTACATAGCATATAAACTGTAATTGTGACCTTGCAAATACATCTTTCCGACTCGGAGTGTCTCTGGTGCGAGCAACTATGGATATGGTAGCTTTTGTGAGTATGTGTCACCGATTTTCAGTCGGAATTGCAAGGATGGAATATATTTTCAGGACAAATGGGAAACTCATACACTACGTTGCAAAATTATTAACCAAATATTTGAAAAGATATAGTGCAAGGGAACGACAAGATTAGCACGGATCTTGCGAGATGAATTAACATATTTCAATGTTCTTGTTCATCGGAGAGGAGTGTGGTAGGAGTCACCGTCCGTCATCACCGCATCTCGGAAGGAGAAGGGCGGTCGTCGTGATTCGATTGTGTTTGCCGCAACCCCGCCTTGTGGTCGTCCACATCTGACGATGTCCATCGACATTGTCACGAGAACGGCTTCCATGGGGACGGTGGCACATCCAGAGGAAGAATTAATGGGAGGAGGGAATGTGTGAATAGGGGTGGGCGGTTATGCCCCTCTCCTTGTCGCATTGTATCCTTTTGTGTGAAATAGGCAGACTGGCGGGGAGGGATGAATGAACAAATGAAAGACAATAGAGTTCGAAAAGCGGACGAGAGGGGttggagaagaaaaggaaaaacatgATTCTGCTCATAAGTGTTGATTGAACTATATCTGGAGAAGGAAGATTCAGATACATATCTACCGATTAATCAATCATTTTCTTTGCTTAAACTATAATTTTTCGTTTTCCAAAACAAATTGCATTAATGGAAGAACATTTTTATGTTAAGAAAGTGTTGGTTTACAATGAAAGAGCGGAGAGGAATTTTTTGCTTAAAATATGTTATTTTTCTCTAAAACAAATTGCATTAGTGGAAGATCTTTTGTACGTTAAGAAAGTGATAGTTTTAGGGAGTGACGTGTCTATGGGTGGACACAATGCTCCACCCTAAGATTTCCACATAGCCTATATATcattaaaaagaaaaataaatatgataATATATTTCCATGAAGAATTGCACTGGTGGATCACCATGTTATGTTGAACTGGATCCGTCAATGTTTATAGGAAAGATGCGCGAATTATTATTTGATAACATGTTATCGTTGCCTATCAATTTGCAACGTGTCTGTTAGGAAACTTAAAAAATGTTTGGAAAGTTTTTAATCAGATGGTGGAAAAATCAATATGAAGAGATGATGATGGGACGTGAGGCGACAATATATCAGATGAAAATAAACTGTGGAGTCTATCCTACCAAATAAGACTTTAACATGTTTGGTAGTTTATGAAAAAGGGACTGGCAATTTGTGAGAGGGAGTTGGCTGAGGGATTTACTTTGATAGTAAACTATTTAGTCCCAATCCAGCGTTTGGTATGGGCTGGGAATTATTTGTAGGAATAattctcatgaacaaagaaagGAAGGGTAGGTTGCGAGAGATGTGCTTCTATTTGACCTAGATTAGAAACTAGTTAGCGTTGTCCGGTTTGTTTAGAGGAGAAATTATGTCGTCACATGCATTTAGCTAGTTTGTTcgtagttttttttcttcttttgctcttgAAGACGGGCCACAAAATAAAAAACAACATGTTTTTAGACGTTAACTCGCATTCCTTTGTTGAATTACCAGGTTTCCCAGGGTAGAGATTGATGGGAGTTGGTCCTCATAATTCCCCTTCCCCTTTCCTGCTAGTTAATCCCCAAGTCTCTGAACCAATCAACAGATTTTTAGTCTCACCAATCTTAAACTTCCATTCCATTTCCCTAGCTCCAACTCCCCCGACCAAACACGCTGTAGGAGTAGAGAAAAGAGAAGGCTTAACCCACATAATCCACGTCACATAGACCCATCATCCACCACTCGTTCCAGATCAGACGGCTCCGCACcctcccgcccccgcccccgcccccgcctccGCCTGGTCCCACGCGCAGGGACCGTGATCATCCCTTACCCCTCACCCTCCAGATCTCTCAGTTctctcttccccctcctctctccccgtaGCGCTCTCTCCGTCCTCCCGTCCTCTCCTAGGGTTCGACGCCTTCGCCAGCTCGCGGCCAGGTAAACCCGCTGTCCCACGCCCGGACCTCGAGCCGATCCGGTGGCCCGTCCTTTCCCCCGATTCGCGTGCCGCTGCCGCAGATCTGTGTCGCATGTCGCTGTTTCCCGCCTGATCCGTGTCCAAGCCCGCGTCGCGATGCGCTGTGCGTGTGTATGTTTGTCGAATCGTGCTTGTTCATACGGCTGGTTTACGATTACCTCAATAAAAAAATGCGTCTGGTTTAGGTGCTGGGTAGGTTGGTGAGGCGTCCAGATGGACCAGATCCATGCATGCGAACCTAGGGCCGGCTCTGACGCCGTTGCATGCCTGCGACGTTCGCCGGGGTCGTTAATTGGCGATGGGAATGTCACCAAAATATTGTCTTAGCGGTCTAATTCTGTTACTTTCTGGATAAGGCCGCCTGATTTCATATTTTGAATATGACACATGTCTGCTGCGTCTAGGATGTCTATGCGGATCAAGAAAGCAACAGATTGTCTTAGTGGCCAGTGGGaggtgtttttttttgttttctggcCTGCCATGCTTTCCGGCCATTAATTTACACGCATGTGAATAGTTCCTTTACAGCAATGCATTATACTCTACAATTTATATGCCCCGCCTCTCCATTGTGCAGTAGCAATGGCGACAAAGTGCATCATCGGCGCGCTGATCGGATCCTTGGGCGTTGCGTACGTCTCCGACACGATCGTTTCTGACAAGAAGATCTTTGGAGGTGAGTAGTGCCATGCTGTGTTACATATATACATGCCCTTAGGATGCTTGTGCCTCACCTCTTGTAAGAATTCATATAATCTCTGCttcttacttttgaaaatagggaCTGTTTGCAAGACCGCGACCGACAAGGAGTGGTTTCAGGCCACGGACGCCAAGTTCCAGGCCTGGCCTCGCACCGCTGGGCCGCCGGTCATCATGAACCCCATCAGCCGCCAGAACTTCATCGTCAAGAACCCCTGAATAGGTGGCACAAGCGGCATCTTGCTCCCACCATGGGAGCCCAAGTTTAGTTTCTTTTTTGGGTTTTGAAGTTCCTAATAAAAGGGACTTGAAAGTCAGGGTCTACTCTTTTGTTTTACAAATTTCAGTTTCCGTGAGCAACTTTGAGGTGCTTTACAGCTCGCTCGCTCGGATTCGGATTCGGGCCAGACGGAGGAAGTCTTTATAAGAGCTTGCCGTGATAATGACTCTCCTAAAACCCTTATTTGCGGTTAATTGTTAATTGGATCTACACTTTTGTTGGATCCACATCTTTGAAAGAAGACTAGTTTGGGTCTTTCGATGAACTCTGTTCCTCGATGAAATTATCCACTAGACAGTAAAATAACTGCATTGTTGTTTCCGGACTGTCTTTCATGTGTTGTGGTTCTTCCTGATCTGATGCTCCAAGTTTATGCTGTGATGTTAACGAGTCTATTGTTTTTGACCCTTAGCATGGTGGACTGGCGGTGCACTATAATTCTTTTTTGCTTGTGCTGCTAATATGCACAATGGTAAACTATTGTTTAGaagaattcatcagctgctgttcTGCTGCTGTTATTTGCGATGCTAAACCATTATTGACAAGCATTCATCTACTGCTGTTAGATTGAATATCATTCTGTGATATCCTGCTGAAAATGCTGGACACAGCTTTAGTATTGTAGCACATCAATGCCCACCGAAGCCCAACTATGGCCCAACACTAGTACAGGTATCTGTGATCTTCATATTGTTTTTCGTTTTTGACAAGAACTGTGCGAGCAACAGAACTTTGTGTTGTGAGAAAGGTAACATGATGACCACAAGCCATTCACATGACCCAACGTTCTTGATCAGCTGAAATGGTTTACATGCAGATTTCTGTAAAATTGGGAGATGGTAACTGGAACATCAGATTTCAAATTTGCTTGCTTCTAGATGGAAAGCACATGAAAGGGGCGAACAAAATACATGATGACAAAAGGACAAAGCGAACAAAAAATAACAGAATTGACATACTTTTGCCGCGATTATGCGCATTCGCAAACCATCATAGTAATTGGCAAGAATATATCAGGGCATATCATTTTTTTTAGGCTCAGCTGGAGTATTGCAGTAAATCAGTGCCCACTGAAGCCCAACTATGGCCCAACATTCGTACAAGTCTCTGTGCCTGTGATCTTTGTATTTACAGAAGCTATTTTCCCTTCTTTGGCCAGAACTGTGCGAGCAACTGAGAATTAATTTGTGTTTTGAACAATGTAACACAATGGCCATGAGCCGCTCATGAATCTGAAGTTATTGATCCGCCAAAATATTTTAAATGCCAACATTACATCaggctcttcttcttttttttgcgGGGGATTACATCAGGCTCTTGACACAACGGATTTCTGTAAAATTAGGGGCATGCATATATGGAGCAGATTAAAATCTTtatctaataataaagaggctatcgcttccgtcggaaaacccatcgaggtgattttacaaaaaagtccttactgtttatgacattaaactcgtagtatatattaaaatatatttttaaatactcatatcttttaaaccgtaactccaaattaaacatattatacatgggatttgattagaaaaatatgtagaatttaaatatgatattattttatctgttaaacatttaataaaaatactatctagggtgcaatcttaataaataagtcattattcgtctttctttcataccggtactcatccgggttggggatgagcacgtcaacaaaatcaagattagagatgaaattgaaggtcacttgactgattctttgtacgtattaaatctacatgcaagccgtgttaaaatagaagatctgtgaaattttgaactgcatttttgtaggataagaccatctttatttgtatcgtaactataaattttcaaattatagacattttttataaattaagagcgtgtgtcgtgtggtatttctttctcccgttgcaacgcatgggcccttttgctagttatgGTAATATGAGCATCTGAAAGATTTGCTTTGGGATGTGAAGCACATGAAAGGGGCCACACATGATGACAAACGGGCAAGCTAAAAAACGCGGAATTGGATGACTGTAGTACGTGATGAGGCACAATCAAACAATGGCAAACAAATCTTCAATGAAAGTGGGCAGCTCCTCCATACGTTGATGGAGGGGAAGATAAAAGCAAGGATATACTGTATATGATAGGAAATGAAAGTTTTCGCTGGAAAAAAAGAGGAATTGTAGCTCAAATGCAACACAGAACTTTTTAGTCGTCACAAGTTCGCAGGAAAAAAAGATAGAACTGCATCCTCACAAAAGTACTCAACATATGGCCCTATAGTTTTGGTACAATATATACAACATATCACTTGGTCCGCTAACAAAACCCCATCTCGGATCCTATATGGCGCGCCGACTATTTCTCGCATTAAGCGCCAACTTAGAAAGCACTCGCAGGAGGGTGTAGAGTAGTTGGGCCGGTCCATTTTCGTGCACAATGAAACGGGAGAGGACTCGCTACGATGACCACTATGACCATGTCATGCACACGAGTTGGTGCGATGTGTACTTGAGGCATTTGTATAGTAATATTTTTTGGGTTTAAGTTGCACAGCAAACAGAACCACAACTAAATAGGATCGACGCACCATTGCCAACACTGTCAACTGATTATTTAGTGGTACACTGAGCGGCAGCAAGAAGAAGGTACCGAAAAACTCGAAGTATAGAACATACAAGAAAGTAAGTGAACTAATCCATGCTTTACATATTTGGTCACTATAGCCGTCATATGAATAGAAAATCAAATGAAACTTACTTGCTTCCTCCTCTAGGTTCCAATCATCATGGTCATCAAACTCGATATTCTGCATAGTGCAGCCATATGAGCCATATTTACAATATGAAAGACAAAGAAATGATGCATCACTGGTCTATCATTTCATAATGGGCACCCTTTCATATTTGTCCATGTGAAGGAACACATATACATCATATAGTTTCCCGAAAATCATGAGGCTTTTAAAACACTTTTTTCTACCACAAAGAATACCTCAGTGCATAAAGATTTGAAGTACTAATCTATTTATAATtttcatcccatctttcttcatcTTCCACTTCCCACTTTTCTTATATCACCGTCCTTTTTGATCTTACCCTCTCCATACTACTAAGTACCCAATCTCTATCAGCACAATGACGTAAGCATAATCTCACTATTTCCGTAATGTGTAATGTCAAACAGAGTATAAGACTTCAAACCAGTTATATTGTATCTACATTACGAAGATGTTTTCCAGACTGATTCCAATAACTCGAAAATAAAACTAAAAGGTAATGATGTatttgcttgagcttcccttcaaTTTTCTCAAATAGTTCAAATGACTGGCAAATAAAGATGGCAAGATCCATGAAAAGGATCAATGTATGTACACCTAAATAATATCTAGCCTAGAAGTGTTCGTTTAAGTTTCACTGCTTCCATAGACATGCCGATAGGATGGTGTAAACAAAATAGTTTCCTTAAAAAAAGATGctagaagatgtcataggcatgaacagaggtttgtgacagaAGAAGTTGTGATTCTAGCAAACCTGCCACTCTATCTCACCAAAGTTGCCTCCTATTAGAAACATTTCGGTATCTTTGTCATCATTCTGCATTTTTCATTACAGCGGCTTCGTTGTCCCATTCATGCAGTTGCATACGTCCAAGAAGGACGGAAATATCACAACCGTAGAAAGAAAATGTCCGTCAGCATCACAATTCAAATCTGAAGCGCAGATAGTAGGAACATGCTAGACAATGTGCGTCAGCATCACAAGACCAAACAAAAAGGCTGGATGGATATGGTGGTAGTTTTATCCACATAAACCTGCACAAGAAGTGAAAGCAGAGGTTGAATGTCGTGAGAACACAAACATACAAGCACGATCACCACACTTCAAGATAAAATTAATTCAAGAATGAAACCAGATGCACGCGTGCGCAAACagaaccttttagaagaggaattGAGGATCCCGAGGAGGGGGGCACGTGTCTGGCGGGGCTATGCCAACTCTCGATGTTCAACAGGTGCCACCAGATCCCATTCCCCATGGTCATCGGCCCCCATTGTTGAAACATGCCTAATACTCAACACACGACGGTGGCCCAACTTGGCTCCCAAGCAAGCCCGGCATGGCGAAGACCTGACAATGCATGCACGTCCGCATGCCTCGGGATCACTACCTACCTCGCACGCCATCTGCCGATCGCTGACCTGCTCCTTAGGGTTTCGGTTAGCTGCTGATGAACTGCCCTGTATAAGTACCGATAGTATAGATTGAATAAATGTGTGCAGTCTCAAAACCTCTCTCTCAAATATTACATGGTATAAGTTTTCTTCTGATCCTCTCGCTTCCGCTCTCCACCGCCGTCATGGCTTCCCCCCGCTCCTCTCTCTCCGGTGAGGTCAATCCCTTTCCCGTCCTCGAGCCTGCCTCTGCAGCTAGCCTTCGGCTCATCCACATCCAAGATCACGTCCCCGTCGTCCTGGATCTCCACACCCCTTCCTTCTCCACCTGGCGCACTTATTTCTCGTTGACCTTCCGCGAATTTCAAATTCGGGATCATGTCGACGTCTCGATTGACGCCCGCGTCATGCGCGACGACGCCAACTGGATGGGGGTCGACGCCACTATCATTAAGTGGCTATACCGCACCGTCAGCAAAGAGATCTTCTCGCACGTCACCCGCAACGACGACTCGACCCTCGATGTTTCGACCTCCATCTGCCAACTCTTCCTCGACAACCAGCTACAGCGCCATGTGCTTCTCACGAACGAGTTCTACAGCCTCTCCCAGGACGGTATGGGGCTCTTCGACTACTGCCTCCGCCTCAAGGTGCTCGCCGACGAGCTCCGAGACGTGGGCGCCCCGGTCTCCGACGCCACCATGCTCACGAACACGATCCGCGGGCTCGGTCCGGACTACGCCAACACTTCTTCCTACCTCAACCTCCTCACCGAGTCGAAGTTCGCCCGCGCCGTCAACTACCTGCGTCTTGAGGAGCGACGGATGCGGCAGTCTTCTCTACAGCGGAACCAGTCTGCCCTCCCCGCACGCACCGCTTCACCAGCGCCTCCCGCGGCTCCTCCCGCGACACCCCCCGCGGCCGGCACCTCTCCACTCAGCCACGCCCGCAAGAAGAAGCGGGGCTCCGATGGTCGCACGAGTACCGCCGGGTGTCCCTCCACGCCATCCAGTCCCGCTCCTGCGCCCTGGTTCGGGGTGTCAATCCCTGGACAGGTGTCGTTCATGCGTGGGCCTTGCCGCCGGCGCGCGCGCCCCACCCTGGCATCCTCGGCTCACGTCCCGTGAGCCACCAAGCTCTGCTGGCTGCCTCTCCGTCTTGTGGCTACCCACGCTGGCCCCCAACACATGGCCGCGCGTGCCTCCTACGCACTGGCTCGGCAACTCCGGCGGGGCATCCACCTCCTATGATCCCACGCTCCTGACGGCCCTACATCAGGCTCCCTCGCCGGCCACCTACACCGGCAACCTCGACTGGTTCATGGACACTGGCGCGTCCTCACACATGGCCTCCCACCCTGGTATCCTTTCCCAGTCTTAGCCCTTCCCTACGTCTACTCGCATCGTGGTGGGTGATGGCTCTTCTCTCCCCATCACACACCGCGGtgatctctccctctcctcccacTCTCCCATTAAACTCTATGATGTGCTTGTTTCTCCTCAGCTCATTACTAACCTTGTTCTTCACGTGCACACGGCTGAACAATTCAGCGACGTCATGACCAAAGGGCTTCCaccgtcggtgttctgggaatttcGCTCCAGCCTCTGCATCTCCGACGACGAGGCATcgactgcggggggggggggggtgttgaaaCGGGCCTAATACTCAGCCCACGCCAGTGGCCCAACTTGGCTCCCAAGCAAGCCCAGCATGGCGAAGACCTGGCAACGCATGCACGTCCGCATGCATGGGGATCGCTACCCACCTCGCACGCCATCTGCTGATCGCTGATCTGCTCCTCAGGGTTTCGGTTAGCTGCTGATGAACTGCCCTGTATAAGTACCGATGGTATAGATTGAATAAATGTGTGCAGTCTCAAAACCTCTCTGTCAAATCTTACACCCATCACGCCGGGAGGGCATGTCATCCAGGGAGATAGATGAGAGGAGTGTGTCGTCGCCGCCAATATCACGTCGTGGTCAATGCGATAGAGATGATCGGG
This window encodes:
- the LOC123431271 gene encoding uncharacterized protein LOC123431271; the encoded protein is MATKCIIGALIGSLGVAYVSDTIVSDKKIFGGTVCKTATDKEWFQATDAKFQAWPRTAGPPVIMNPISRQNFIVKNP